In one window of Hevea brasiliensis isolate MT/VB/25A 57/8 chromosome 10, ASM3005281v1, whole genome shotgun sequence DNA:
- the LOC110631624 gene encoding probable BOI-related E3 ubiquitin-protein ligase 2 isoform X2, with the protein MSPMLRSNKRARETEDFSRQQKLQISLNYNIWQDEADRSASIPNPNPVSTGLRLSYDDDERNSSVTSASGSMTAAPSIILSLGDNFKTELDQQKEEFDQYIKIQEEHLAMGLRDMKQRHIASFLAAIEKGVSKKLQEKDLEIDNMNRKNKELIERIKQVAMEAQNWHYRAKYNESVVNVLKSNLQQAISQGPDQGREGFGDSEVDDAASYIDPNNYLNVPGGHSRPLTRNYQGLKEHIICRACKSKEVCMLLMPCRHLCLCKDCDMLINVCPVCRLMKNSSVQVYLS; encoded by the exons ATGAGCCCTATGCTTCGGTCCAATAAGAGAGCCAGAGAAACAGAAGATTTCAGTAGACAGCAAAAACTACAGATTTCCTTAAATTATAACATATGGCAAGATGAAGCTGACCGTTCAGCTAGCATTCCAAACCCCAACCCTGTATCAACTGGGTTAAGGTTATCATATGATGATGATGAACGAAACTCATCCGTAACTTCTGCAAGTGGAAGTATGACAGCAGCACCATCAATCATCCTGTCCCTTGGTGACAATTTTAAGACTGAGCTTGATCAGCAGAAAGAAGAATTTGATCAGTATATTAAGATTCAG GAAGAACATCTGGCCATGGGGTTGAGGGACATGAAGCAAAGGCATATTGCTTCTTTCCTTGCTGCCATCGAGAAGGGTGTAAGCAAGAAGCTGCAGGAAAAAGACCTAGAGATAGACAACATGAATCGTAAAAACAAGGAATTGATTGAGAGAATAAAGCAGGTGGCCATGGAAGCCCAGAATTGGCACTACAGAGCAAAATACAATGAGTCAGTGGTGAATGTTCTGAAAAGCAACCTCCAGCAGGCAATTTCACAGGGCCCTGACCAAGGGAGGGAAGGATTTGGAGACAGTGAGGTTGATGATGCTGCCTCTTACATTGACCCTAACAACTACCTGAACGTTCCAGGTGGGCATTCAAGACCTCTCACCAGGAATTACCAGGGCTTGAAGGAACATATAATCTGCAGGGCATGCAAATCAAAGGAGGTGTGCATGTTGTTAATGCCTTGTAGGCATTTATGTTTATGTAAAGACTGTGATATGTTAATCAATGTTTGTCCTGTATGCCGGTTGATGAAAAATTCAAGTGTTCAAGTGTACTTGTCGTAA